In the Corynebacterium suedekumii genome, one interval contains:
- a CDS encoding helix-turn-helix domain-containing protein → MTTLDELHQRRPVNRGRVEEHKQRMLAQVRASRLRELREATGLTQAQLAERIGVGQRQVSKIEHGDLDNAKIGTIRRYLEAVGGDLSIEYVRGDSRIQVA, encoded by the coding sequence ATGACCACCCTCGATGAGCTGCACCAGCGACGCCCGGTCAACCGTGGCCGGGTGGAGGAGCACAAGCAGCGGATGCTGGCCCAGGTCCGGGCCTCTCGGCTGCGTGAGCTCCGTGAGGCCACCGGGCTCACCCAGGCACAGCTTGCCGAGCGCATCGGCGTGGGCCAGCGGCAGGTCTCCAAGATCGAGCACGGGGACCTGGACAACGCCAAGATCGGCACGATCAGGCGCTATCTCGAGGCGGTCGGCGGCGACCTGTCAATCGAGTACGTCAGGGGAGACAGCCGTATCCAAGTCGCCTGA
- a CDS encoding M23 family metallopeptidase, giving the protein MTPVDLRYPFSGPWLVQNSPANRVPSHGTAAFASSYSIDFVPVDHRGRTAPIRFATWVRPEPPTRFPGFGRDVLAPADGVVVALDDHQVDHDAHRGLPSVAYVLSQGRRAAAGWSALAGNHVLIRTDAGPYVALCHLRQGSLAVAMGSRVKAGDRVGACGNSGNSTEPHLHLQAMDHRDPTTANAVPITFDGHLPRNGVLTSP; this is encoded by the coding sequence ATGACTCCAGTGGATCTCCGCTATCCGTTCAGTGGACCGTGGCTCGTCCAGAACTCGCCCGCGAACCGCGTGCCCAGCCACGGCACGGCCGCATTCGCGAGTTCGTATTCGATCGACTTCGTACCTGTCGACCACCGCGGGCGCACCGCGCCGATTCGGTTCGCCACGTGGGTGCGGCCTGAGCCCCCGACCCGATTCCCCGGGTTCGGTCGCGATGTGCTCGCCCCCGCCGATGGAGTCGTGGTCGCACTCGATGATCACCAGGTCGATCATGATGCCCACAGAGGTCTCCCCTCCGTCGCCTACGTCCTCAGCCAGGGCCGCCGAGCTGCTGCAGGGTGGAGCGCCCTGGCAGGCAACCACGTACTGATCCGAACCGACGCCGGCCCGTACGTTGCCCTGTGCCATTTGCGCCAGGGAAGTCTCGCCGTGGCCATGGGCAGTCGCGTGAAGGCCGGCGATCGGGTCGGCGCGTGCGGAAACAGCGGCAACAGCACGGAGCCACATCTGCACCTCCAGGCCATGGATCACCGCGACCCGACGACGGCGAACGCCGTCCCGATCACCTTCGACGGGCACCTCCCGAGGAACGGTGTGTTGACGAGTCCATAG
- a CDS encoding DNA-3-methyladenine glycosylase I, whose amino-acid sequence METTITDIPDITDTDSLIHCEDGRARPTWACTSDLLRDYYDTEWGMPVRDEQGLFERLSLEGFQAGLSWELILRKRPAFRAAFADFNPDEVAVFTDADVERLLTDSGIIRNRRKIEAVITNARATIELREKGGLVELIWSHQPAETPAPVTADDVPSRSPESAALARALKKEGFTFVGPTTIFALMEAIGVVDTHLVGSWRRGSSGVWT is encoded by the coding sequence ATGGAGACCACCATCACCGACATCCCCGACATCACCGACACCGATTCCCTCATCCACTGCGAGGACGGCCGGGCCCGCCCCACCTGGGCATGCACCTCCGACCTGCTGCGGGACTACTACGATACCGAATGGGGCATGCCCGTCCGCGACGAGCAGGGTCTGTTCGAGCGCCTGAGCCTCGAGGGCTTCCAGGCCGGCCTGTCCTGGGAGCTCATCCTGCGCAAACGCCCCGCGTTCCGGGCCGCCTTCGCCGACTTCAACCCCGATGAGGTGGCGGTGTTCACCGACGCGGATGTCGAACGTCTGCTCACCGACTCCGGCATCATCCGCAACCGCCGCAAGATCGAGGCCGTGATCACCAACGCCCGGGCCACCATCGAGTTGCGCGAGAAGGGCGGCCTGGTCGAGCTCATCTGGTCGCACCAGCCCGCCGAGACCCCCGCCCCCGTCACGGCCGACGACGTCCCCTCCCGCTCCCCCGAATCCGCCGCCCTGGCCAGGGCACTGAAGAAGGAGGGCTTCACGTTCGTCGGCCCCACCACCATCTTCGCGCTCATGGAGGCCATCGGTGTCGTGGACACCCACCTCGTCGGCTCCTGGCGGCGCGGCTCCTCCGGGGTGTGGACATGA
- a CDS encoding methylated-DNA--[protein]-cysteine S-methyltransferase — protein sequence MSYTELAAACGNDLAVRAVGSACATNPLPIIRPCHRVLRADGSLGGYRGGPAAKQWLLDHEQRVLGNR from the coding sequence ATGTCCTACACCGAGCTGGCGGCCGCCTGTGGCAACGACCTCGCCGTCCGCGCCGTCGGCTCCGCGTGCGCCACCAACCCGCTGCCCATCATCCGCCCCTGCCACCGGGTGCTGCGCGCCGACGGTTCCCTCGGCGGCTACCGCGGTGGCCCGGCGGCCAAGCAGTGGCTGCTCGACCACGAACAACGCGTCCTGGGGAACCGCTGA